The Platichthys flesus chromosome 18, fPlaFle2.1, whole genome shotgun sequence genome includes a window with the following:
- the scml4 gene encoding sex comb on midleg-like protein 4, with protein MSALSVGSEMQSPGPGPQFTVGPPGKVPGRKRGRPPIRKLEFQSHYVEPLSQLKVPKKRGRKPGFKLKPRMVMSLANSSPNSTPEPEMGSVPQDAAIVPHSTTPQVLTAETPMPDDFLCDPPVDSKRYAIDPSDSAFNVMTSQYQTKHSYGYRGSSCSTPMALCRQASSPASFQESNRNGCSSMPDSGECKRPAGKDPSSWGVEEVVWFIKDADPQALGPHADAFRKHEIDGDALLLLKSEMMMKYLGLKLGPAVKLCYHIDRLKQNRI; from the exons ATGAGTGCCCTTTCTGTCGGCTCCGAAATGCAGTCTCCAGGCCCCGGCCCACAGTTTACAGTGGGGCCGCCGGGGAAGGTGCCCGGCAGGAAGAGAGGACGCCCTCCCATCCGTAAGCTGGAGTTCCAGAGTCACTATGTCGAGCCTCTGTCCCAACTCAAAGTCCCGAAGAAGAGAGGCAGGAAACCTGGCTTCAAG ctgaaGCCCAGGATGGTGATGTCCTTGGCCAACTCTTCTCCAAACAGCACACCAGAACCGGAGATGGGCTCAGTCCCACAGGATGCTGCCATCGTCCCCCACTCTACCACACCACAGGTCCTAACAG CAGAGACACCAATGCCTGACGACTTCTTGTGTGACCCACCAGTGGACTCCAAGCGCTACGCCATCGATCCCAGTGACTCGGCTTTCAATGTCATGACGTCGCAGTACCAGACAAAGCACTCGTATGGTTACCGTGGCAGTAGTTGCTCTACCCCGATGGCTTTGTGCAGACAGGCGTCAAGCCCAGCAAGCTTCCAGGAGTCAAACAGAAATG GTTGCAGCTCAATGCCGGACTCTGGAGAGTGCAAACGTCCTGCTGGTAAGGACCCGTCGAGCTGgggtgtggaggaggtggtttGGTTTATCAAAGACGCCGACCCCCAAGCCCTGGGACCTCACGCCGATGCCTTCAGGAAGCAT GAGATAGACGGAGACGCTCTGCTCCTGCTGAAAAGCGAGATGATGATGAAGTACCTGGGACTGAAGCTGGGCCCCGCGGTCAAACTCTGCTACCACATCGACAGGCTCAAACAGAATCGGATTTGA
- the LOC133974025 gene encoding mitoregulin-like, protein MAVVSDRSLQVAVVVSFAAGFVAGWQANRMRRRFLDWRKKRLQDQLSATQKKLDLA, encoded by the coding sequence ATGGCAGTCGTCTCGGACAGGTCGCTGCAAGTGGCCGTGGTGGTGTCGTTCGCCGCCGGCTTCGTGGCGGGCTGGCAGGCCaacaggatgaggaggaggttccTGGACTGGAGGAAGAAGCGGCTGCAAGACCAACTGTCAGCGACTCAGAAGAAGCTGGATCTGGCCTGA